From the genome of Methanothrix soehngenii GP6:
GGCTGCAGACCCAGGTCTACCGGCAAGGGCTGGCCAACTCCCTGAAGCAGGCCAGACAGTTCATCGTCCACGGCCATATACAGGTCTCCGGGAGGAGAGTGGATGTTCCTGGTTATCTCGTGCCCAGGGGCGAGGAGATGAGCATTGACTATTACATGGGCTCTCCCATGGCCAGCGAGGGTCATCCGGAGAGAGCATCCAGAACACCCAGGGTGGAAGGATAAATGGCAGAAGGAAAGTGGGGCATTGCCCATATATTCTCGTCCTTTAACAACACGATCATCACCATCACCGACCAGACCGGAGCAGAGACTCTGGCCAAGATCTCGGGCGGAATGGTGGTCAAGGCAGCCAGGGACGAGAGTTCTCCCTACACAGCCATGCAGATGGCCATGCAGGTCGCTGACGCTGTGAAGGACAAGGGAATCGTAGGAGTTCACGTCAAGGTACGTGCTCCTGGCGGGAATCAGCAGAGGTCTCCAGGACCGGGCGCACAGGCGGCCATCAGGGCTCTGGCGCGGGCGGGCCTCCGGATCGGCAGGATAGAAGATGCGACCCCCATACCTCACGATGGGACCAAGCCCAGAGGAGGAAAGAGGGGTCGAAGGGTGTAAAGCTTGAATTTCGAGTTGCTTGAGCTGAGGGAGGACCGCATCCGGTACCTCCTCAGCGGCGTTAGCGCCGCTTTCGCCAATGGCATTCGCCGGGCCTGCATGAGCGAGGTTCCGATACTGGCCATAGATGAGATCAACCTCTATGACAATACCTCGGTTCTATTTGACGAGCAGATAGGATTGAGGATAGGGGAAGTCCCGCTGGTGGCAGACGAGCTGGACCTCTTCTCCCAGCCTGAGGATTGCCAGTGCGGCGGGACGGGATGTCCCGGATGCCGGGTGGATTTCATGCTCTCCAAGGAGGGGCCTGGGATGGTTTACTCTGAGGACATTCAGTTCACCGATCCCGGAGTCCGTCCGGCCTTCGATAAGATCCCACTGGTGATTTTGGGTGAGGGAGAGAAGCTGGTGATGGAGGGCTATGCCACCAAGAGAGTGGGCAAAGAGCACTCCAAGTGGCAGGCAGGAACTCTGTGCGGCTACAAGAATCTGCCCAGCATCACTGTGAGCGAGGCATGCGATGGGTGCGGAAAGTGCGTTGAGGCCTGTCCTCGTGATATCCTGGTGATAGAGGAGGGCAGAGCGAAAGCTACAAATATACTGGAATGCTCCTTGTGCAAGCTCTGCGTTGGTGCCTGTGAGGCCGCAGCCATTGATCTTAAGCCCATCCATGATTCCTTTGTGGTTTCCATCGAGGGCAGCGGATCTGTTGCCGCCAAGGATCTGGTGGCAAGAGCAGTGGATGAGATCAAGATGAGAGCTCTTGACCTCGATTCAAAGCTGGCAGAGCTATCTTAGAGCTGGGATCGGCTAAGCGAGCCGATCTGTTACCCATATTTGTGAGCGGGGGTTTCCAAGCCGGGTCAAAGGAGCAGGGTTGAGGGCCCTGTCGCGCAGGCGTTCGCGGGTTCGAATCCCGTCCCCCGCACTAATTTCTCTTTCTTGATATCGCTTCTTGGATTTCTCCTAGATTTGTCTCCAAGCCTGTTGTAATCTTTTTCAGATAAACACTTTTCCAGGGTAAGGGGAGAACCATGTCCTCTATTTATGGCTATAGCTCAATGTAGATCGTAGGGCCACCTCAACAGGTTTATTCTTCTACTAAAGCCCTTAATTGATAACATGACAGAATGGCCTCTGACTCCTGAAGAACTTGAAAAAATGATCGACGATGATTTTATAGAAAGAGCCAAAGGTATGGGTCCTATGGGTTGGGAAGGATATGCCAAATACTTAAAATATGCAGCAGATGTTATATTGGAGAGATATAAACCCGCAATCAAAGAATTAAGTTCTCAAGAGGGCGGAAGAATGGATGTGCCCGAAGAGGAATGGTTTGAACGTGACGTACATTTAATATATACTTATTATTTATTAATGGGTTTGTCTATCGAAAATCTAGTTAAAGGTATTATAATGATCAGACACCCAGAATATTTAAGGAACAACACTGAATTAATTAAAGAGCGCATGGGTACACATAATACAATTTGGTTATTAAATAGTAACAATATTTATGGATTTACCGATTATGAGAATATTTTGGATGCACTCTCAAAGTGCGTCATATGGATGAGCAAATATCCTGTATCATTAAAGCGAAAGAATTTTGATTGGGGATGTGACTGGGTTGATCCAGAAGCAGTAGATAAATTATATAAAAACCTTCATGAGAGATTGGACGAAGAGAAAGAGAGGCTTACTTAAAATGACTCCAATCTATATAAAATAACTCTAATCGAGATCTTCAGTTTTCATTTTTCGGGCCTTTGCAAGGGGGCCTCATTCTCGGATAGGCCCCTTTTTTGGCCGTCAGCCGGGACTACTTGCCGCCCCTACTATACTACCAGGGCTTTGGCCTCAGAGCTAGTGGCTTCTTCTAGTCAATTTGGTCAAAAGGACTTTGGGCTTCAATTACTCTTTTGATTGATTCAGCTATGAGGAGCCTATTGGTTAAAGGATCTAGGTCAACACGGAGAAGTGTGCCGAATTTTCTGTAAAATCTCAGCGGCCCCGTATCCTGATTCTACCTGGGCGGCATAAGAGTGTTTTCGCCGACTCAATTTTGACCCCTCTATTTAAGGAAACGCCAATTCGTTTTTGACCCCCCCAAGAAGGAAAGCCTTCCCTCTCCAAGTATTCTGAGAGGTGGGCGGTAAGGTGAAAACGATGGCAGATGTACGTAGAATCGTAGACCTGTACGAACTCCATAAGTCCTACAAAAAAGTAGCCAGCGAACTGAACATATCCCGGAACACTGTGAAAAAGTATCTTCATCAGGTCAAAGATGTGCAAGAAGGATTGGCGGAGGAGATCATTCCCAAAAACCGAAAGATCGTTCAGCCCTCTCGCGTTCTCACAGATCTTGTCCGGCAGAAGATCCACCAGTATCTTGAGTCAAACTTAGGACGCCCAAAAAACAACGACTCACGGCCAAAAGAATCTGGGAGCTTCTCATCCAGGATGGTCACAAAATAGGTTATACCAGCGTCAAAGACGAAGTCGTTCGCTAGAAACGCACTAATGGACCCCGAGAGGTGTTTATCTTGCAGGAGCCGCGTGTTGGTCAGCGTGCTGAATTCGACTGGGGCGAAGTCACGCTCAACATCGCCGAAGTATGGCAGAAATTCTACCTTGCGGTTTTTGTTTTACCCTTTTCACTTTATCGATTTGCTCGCCTCTACCACAGATCAGCCCGTCTGGAAGTGATCCAGGCCCATATCGAATTCTTCCGCGAAATCGGCTCAGTTCCCGATGCAATATTCTATGACAGAATGGCTGCAGCATACGATTCTCGAAAGCAGCAGTTCAATGATAAATTTCTGGAATTTTCTATGCATTTCGGTTTTCAGCCCTGTGTTTGCAATCCAGCTTCACCTAACGAGAAAGGGACAGACGAAGAAAGTGTAGGCTATGTTCGGCGTGCCACCTTTGGCGAAATGAGTTCGTTTGCATCCATAAATGAGGCTACGGAATGGCTAAAAATGCGCCTTGTCGAGATAAATGGCCATCCTGTCTATCGTCGATCCAATGTGCCGGTCCAGGGACTTGATCAAGAGCGAGCCTTGATGCATCCATTGCCAACACTTGAATTTGAAAACTACGAACTGAAACGTGCAACTATTTCGCGGTATTCATTGGTAAAATTTGACGGGAACTTCTACTCAATTCCGGATACATACCGCCCTAGATATATTACACTGAAGATATTAATGGATAGAATCGAGTTTCTTGATTGTGTAGTCCTGAAATTATTTCGCGTCCGACCTAGTTTTATAGTGTTTAAATTATTCATATAATTTCACAACCCAAACAGTCTATGGCCAATTGCGAAATAAGCTTCCAATGGCATTTTTCGCCTGAAAGCCCTTTCTGGAGTCTCCAAGCTTTGGAAATTCAAGCTTCCATGAGGTCTATCGTTATACCAAGTGATAAACTCTTCGAATGAATGAAACGCAGGCCTGTGCTTGACGTATTCTCCGAAAAACCGTTCCAGCTTTCCGTTTGTCTGAGGATGCTTCGCTCTGGCTAATATAGGCTTGATGCCATATTTTTTGAGGTGATCTTTGAATTCGCTGTTCCAGCTTCCGTCGTCATGGATTCTGTGGGCTCCAAACTCGCTGCCATGATCGAGTATCAGCTCCCTCAAGGGACAGAGCCACCAGAATTTGTCCACTAATTGGTCGATTATCAGCATGCTGTTCTCTGTATTGATCTCGGTGAACTCCCCTCCGGCCAGCACCATCCTGGATGCATCATCCAGAATTACGCAAACCTTGACATCAGTCCCATCCCATTCATGCCAGTCAATATGCCCCGCTGACATGCTGTGCTTTCGTTCATAACGAACCCACTTCCGGCGCTTCTGTTTCTTTAGATCTTCCTGGGCCAGGCCTGCTGCCTTCAGGTACATGTGTATGCGATTATGTGATATGCAGATCTTAAATTGTTTCCGGATCACAGTCT
Proteins encoded in this window:
- a CDS encoding 30S ribosomal protein S11, which produces MAEGKWGIAHIFSSFNNTIITITDQTGAETLAKISGGMVVKAARDESSPYTAMQMAMQVADAVKDKGIVGVHVKVRAPGGNQQRSPGPGAQAAIRALARAGLRIGRIEDATPIPHDGTKPRGGKRGRRV
- a CDS encoding DNA-directed RNA polymerase subunit D is translated as MNFELLELREDRIRYLLSGVSAAFANGIRRACMSEVPILAIDEINLYDNTSVLFDEQIGLRIGEVPLVADELDLFSQPEDCQCGGTGCPGCRVDFMLSKEGPGMVYSEDIQFTDPGVRPAFDKIPLVILGEGEKLVMEGYATKRVGKEHSKWQAGTLCGYKNLPSITVSEACDGCGKCVEACPRDILVIEEGRAKATNILECSLCKLCVGACEAAAIDLKPIHDSFVVSIEGSGSVAAKDLVARAVDEIKMRALDLDSKLAELS
- a CDS encoding sigma factor-like helix-turn-helix DNA-binding protein, with translation MADVRRIVDLYELHKSYKKVASELNISRNTVKKYLHQVKDVQEGLAEEIIPKNRKIVQPSRVLTDLVRQKIHQYLESNLGRPKNNDSRPKESGSFSSRMVTK
- a CDS encoding IS21 family transposase, whose translation is MQEPRVGQRAEFDWGEVTLNIAEVWQKFYLAVFVLPFSLYRFARLYHRSARLEVIQAHIEFFREIGSVPDAIFYDRMAAAYDSRKQQFNDKFLEFSMHFGFQPCVCNPASPNEKGTDEESVGYVRRATFGEMSSFASINEATEWLKMRLVEINGHPVYRRSNVPVQGLDQERALMHPLPTLEFENYELKRATISRYSLVKFDGNFYSIPDTYRPRYITLKILMDRIEFLDCVVLKLFRVRPSFIVFKLFI
- a CDS encoding IS481 family transposase: MKLNKTKVRYILRQNRKGVATKEIARDVKVSQRRVQQIIKEYKETGQEPVLGEKVGRPRKPFTEKETEAIRAAHARYRFGARMLETVIRKQFKICISHNRIHMYLKAAGLAQEDLKKQKRRKWVRYERKHSMSAGHIDWHEWDGTDVKVCVILDDASRMVLAGGEFTEINTENSMLIIDQLVDKFWWLCPLRELILDHGSEFGAHRIHDDGSWNSEFKDHLKKYGIKPILARAKHPQTNGKLERFFGEYVKHRPAFHSFEEFITWYNDRPHGSLNFQSLETPERAFRRKMPLEAYFAIGHRLFGL